The following proteins come from a genomic window of Lachnoclostridium phytofermentans ISDg:
- a CDS encoding outer membrane protein assembly factor BamB family protein, giving the protein MNKKKRFTKSITFRILVGVLVLAILGAGFYGFKLLVKVKGNIRYLYNYTVNTRGSLPVEQYLDNAKGAEEMVPRATKNTNSSVLSMSTRIQVNGIDVKSYERPYDLSFSEEDLSGMNQLKGIYTFRGDYYRNHQAYGYANLIEKKFDSDIWSFKTGKVLKSNGVDYWSGNGWTGQPLVVKWDEETKRIMNLYDTAKKKEGLVEVIYPGMDGYVHFLDMDTGEPTRDAINVGMTFKGTGSIHPGGIPLLVMGSGDAQTGVYGECISPRIYIYSLIDGSKLYEFAMNDPIAPRIWHAYDSSAIFHVESDTIICPGENGVLYTLKLNTKYDKVKGTLSIAPSEEVRVVYSAARASEESHVWGSECSGSVWENYLYLGDNGGVVNCINLNTMKLMWTQDVGDDVNSSILFDKEEDGKKYIYVATTLKYGKDIHNMGEASVYKLNAITGEIVWKKPYEVHSVAGLAGGFLATGIVGKGRVSNSVFYFVSKTPNIEGGYLVALDKKTGEETWRTDLGTDSWSSANMIYTTNGDAYLLQGAYNNKLMLIDAVTGQVVDSIDVGGGIEATAAVYENKIVVGTRNEKIIGVTLR; this is encoded by the coding sequence ATGAATAAAAAGAAAAGATTTACAAAGTCAATTACATTTCGGATTCTAGTCGGTGTATTAGTTCTAGCAATACTGGGAGCAGGATTTTATGGTTTTAAATTACTGGTAAAAGTTAAGGGAAACATTCGCTATTTATATAATTACACCGTTAATACACGAGGAAGCCTTCCGGTAGAGCAATACCTTGATAATGCAAAGGGTGCGGAGGAGATGGTACCAAGAGCAACGAAAAATACAAATTCGAGTGTACTATCGATGTCTACCCGTATTCAGGTGAATGGGATAGATGTTAAGAGTTATGAACGTCCTTATGATCTGTCATTTTCAGAGGAGGACTTATCAGGAATGAATCAATTAAAGGGTATCTATACGTTTCGCGGAGACTATTATAGAAATCACCAAGCCTATGGCTATGCTAATCTTATAGAAAAAAAGTTTGATTCTGACATCTGGTCATTTAAAACGGGAAAAGTATTAAAAAGCAATGGGGTTGATTACTGGTCAGGGAATGGATGGACAGGTCAGCCACTGGTTGTTAAGTGGGATGAAGAGACGAAGAGAATCATGAATTTGTATGATACAGCGAAGAAGAAGGAAGGACTTGTAGAAGTAATCTATCCTGGTATGGATGGATATGTACACTTTTTGGATATGGATACTGGTGAACCTACAAGAGATGCAATCAATGTTGGTATGACTTTTAAAGGTACTGGCTCAATTCATCCAGGTGGTATTCCGTTGCTGGTTATGGGATCGGGGGATGCACAAACTGGTGTTTATGGGGAATGTATTAGCCCAAGAATTTATATCTATAGTTTGATTGATGGTTCAAAACTTTACGAGTTTGCGATGAATGATCCTATTGCACCTCGTATTTGGCATGCTTATGATAGCTCAGCTATCTTCCATGTGGAATCTGACACTATTATATGTCCTGGTGAAAATGGTGTATTGTATACATTAAAACTTAATACAAAATACGATAAGGTGAAAGGAACCTTATCCATAGCGCCATCAGAGGAAGTTCGTGTTGTATATAGTGCTGCGCGTGCATCGGAAGAATCTCATGTATGGGGTAGTGAATGCAGTGGTAGTGTGTGGGAAAATTATCTCTACCTTGGTGATAATGGCGGTGTTGTAAACTGTATTAACTTAAATACCATGAAACTTATGTGGACACAGGATGTCGGAGATGATGTTAACTCTTCCATACTCTTTGATAAAGAAGAGGATGGAAAAAAATACATCTATGTAGCAACAACCCTTAAGTATGGAAAAGACATCCACAATATGGGTGAAGCCAGTGTATATAAATTAAATGCGATAACTGGTGAAATTGTATGGAAAAAGCCGTATGAAGTTCATAGTGTTGCAGGTCTAGCAGGCGGATTTTTAGCAACAGGAATTGTAGGAAAAGGAAGAGTTTCCAATTCGGTATTTTACTTTGTTTCTAAGACTCCTAATATTGAAGGCGGCTATCTAGTAGCATTAGATAAGAAGACTGGAGAGGAAACTTGGAGAACAGACCTAGGTACAGATTCTTGGAGCTCAGCTAATATGATTTATACAACAAACGGGGATGCTTATCTATTACAGGGAGCTTATAATAACAAACTTATGTTAATTGATGCTGTTACAGGACAAGTTGTTGATAGCATTGATGTTGGTGGCGGAATCGAGGCGACTGCAGCAGTGTATGAGAATAAAATTGTGGTAGGAACTCGAAATGAAAAGATAATCGGGGTGACTTTAAGATGA
- a CDS encoding NAD(P)/FAD-dependent oxidoreductase, giving the protein MKHYDVVIIGAGPAGIFTALEMIKKGSNKKIAIVEKGRSVEKRSCPKTKTKQCMNCKPFCHITTGFSGAGAFSDGKLSLSYEVGGDLPTLIGEDLAQETIHYTDGIYLEFGADNKIEGISEPEKTKDIRKRAIQAGLKLVDCPIRHLGTEKAQMIYQSIEEYLLENGVEIYFNYICKDIIIEDNTCTGAIIENVLKHDDCIELMGDKIVVATGRKGADWLEKICEEHDIAHQPGTVDIGVRVEVRNEIMEDVNKVLYESKLIGYPAPFKNKVRTFCQNPGGFVSQENYDNDLAVVNGHSYKEMKSDNTNLAILVSHNFSVPFNQPIAYAQKVGELTNMLSCGHILVQRYGDILSGKRTWPKELSQSNVKPTLPDAVAGDITAAMPYRAMTNIINFIQAVDNVVPGFASSETLLYSPELKFYSNRIKMTPEFDTNIKGLHCLGDSSGWTRGLMMASVMGVLMGRKLV; this is encoded by the coding sequence ATGAAACACTATGATGTCGTGATTATTGGAGCAGGCCCAGCAGGTATTTTTACCGCGCTTGAGATGATCAAAAAGGGTAGTAATAAAAAGATTGCAATCGTTGAAAAAGGACGTTCTGTAGAAAAAAGAAGCTGTCCAAAAACAAAAACCAAGCAATGTATGAATTGTAAACCTTTTTGCCATATCACAACAGGATTTTCCGGTGCTGGAGCTTTTTCAGATGGAAAATTGTCTTTAAGCTATGAAGTGGGTGGAGATTTACCAACTCTAATTGGTGAAGATCTTGCTCAGGAAACGATTCACTATACCGATGGAATTTATCTAGAGTTTGGCGCTGATAACAAGATTGAGGGAATTAGTGAGCCAGAAAAAACAAAAGATATCCGTAAAAGAGCGATTCAAGCTGGTTTAAAATTGGTCGATTGTCCAATCAGGCACCTTGGAACAGAGAAAGCACAAATGATTTATCAGAGCATTGAAGAGTATCTGTTAGAAAATGGTGTGGAGATTTATTTTAATTATATATGTAAAGATATTATTATAGAAGACAACACCTGTACCGGTGCAATCATTGAAAATGTTTTAAAACATGATGATTGTATTGAGTTAATGGGAGATAAGATTGTTGTTGCAACAGGTCGTAAAGGAGCTGACTGGCTTGAGAAAATATGTGAAGAACATGATATTGCTCACCAACCAGGAACAGTAGATATCGGTGTACGTGTAGAAGTTCGTAACGAGATTATGGAGGATGTGAATAAGGTATTATACGAATCCAAATTAATTGGATATCCAGCTCCATTTAAGAATAAAGTACGTACCTTCTGTCAAAATCCTGGAGGATTTGTTAGTCAAGAAAATTATGATAATGACTTAGCCGTAGTAAATGGTCATTCCTACAAGGAAATGAAGTCTGATAACACAAACCTTGCTATTTTAGTTTCTCATAACTTTAGCGTTCCATTTAATCAACCAATAGCTTATGCACAAAAGGTTGGTGAATTAACGAATATGCTAAGTTGTGGACATATCTTAGTACAGCGTTATGGAGATATTCTTTCTGGTAAGAGAACTTGGCCAAAGGAATTGAGTCAATCCAATGTAAAACCAACACTTCCAGACGCTGTCGCTGGAGATATTACAGCAGCAATGCCTTACCGAGCAATGACAAATATTATAAACTTTATTCAAGCAGTTGATAATGTAGTTCCTGGATTCGCAAGTTCAGAAACATTATTATATTCTCCAGAATTAAAATTTTACAGCAACCGCATTAAGATGACACCAGAATTTGATACGAACATTAAGGGACTTCATTGTCTAGGAGACTCTTCTGGATGGACAAGAGGCCTTATGATGGCATCAGTTATGGGTGTTTTAATGGGAAGAAAATTAGTATAG
- the radA gene encoding DNA repair protein RadA, translated as MAKKSTVFFCKECGFESTKWVGQCPGCKSWNSFTEEPVVKKTPVNKASSRKTETPKYLSEVCTEEENRTVTGIGELDRVLGGGIVKGSLVLVGGDPGIGKSTLLLQMCRQLTTAKKKVLYVSGEESQQQIKMRAERLGTFQGELLLLSETNLDQIEDIVSKDTPEIMIIDSIQTMFKEEISASPGSVSQVRESTGALMHLAKGMGISIFIVGHVTKEGVVAGPRVLEHMVDTVLYFEGDNTAAYRILRAVKNRFGSTNEIGVFEMKNSGLAEVMNPSEYMLQGKPEDEPGSVVAASMEGTRTMLVEVQALVCQSNLNMPRRTAAGTDYNRVNLLMAVIEKRLGIQLSFCDAYVNVAGGMKINEPALDLAIVMALISSYKNRALSSKTLVFGEVGLTGEVRAVSMAEQRVNDAKKMGYEICILPQVNQQHLKIQGIRLIGVNNVRELFKLLQD; from the coding sequence ATGGCAAAGAAAAGTACCGTATTCTTTTGTAAAGAGTGTGGGTTTGAATCTACAAAATGGGTAGGACAATGTCCAGGATGTAAATCATGGAACAGCTTTACGGAAGAACCTGTTGTCAAAAAGACACCGGTGAATAAAGCTAGTAGCAGAAAAACAGAAACACCAAAATACCTCTCTGAGGTATGTACGGAAGAAGAAAATCGAACCGTAACAGGAATTGGCGAATTAGACCGTGTTCTTGGTGGCGGTATCGTAAAAGGATCTTTAGTTTTAGTCGGTGGAGATCCGGGTATTGGAAAATCCACACTTCTTCTTCAGATGTGCAGACAATTGACTACGGCTAAAAAGAAGGTACTATATGTTTCCGGAGAGGAATCTCAACAACAAATTAAAATGAGAGCAGAGCGCCTTGGAACCTTCCAAGGCGAACTGCTATTACTTTCTGAAACAAACCTTGATCAGATTGAGGATATTGTATCAAAAGATACTCCTGAGATAATGATAATTGACTCGATCCAAACAATGTTTAAAGAAGAAATCAGTGCATCCCCAGGAAGTGTAAGCCAAGTACGAGAATCCACAGGAGCCTTAATGCATTTAGCAAAAGGTATGGGGATATCGATATTTATTGTTGGGCATGTGACGAAGGAAGGCGTTGTTGCTGGACCACGAGTCTTAGAGCATATGGTAGATACGGTACTATATTTTGAAGGGGATAATACTGCTGCTTATCGAATCCTTAGAGCGGTGAAAAACCGTTTTGGTTCCACGAATGAAATCGGTGTGTTTGAAATGAAAAATTCAGGATTGGCAGAAGTAATGAATCCTTCCGAGTATATGCTTCAAGGAAAACCAGAGGATGAACCAGGGTCTGTTGTGGCAGCTTCTATGGAAGGGACAAGAACCATGTTAGTTGAAGTACAAGCTTTGGTTTGTCAATCCAACTTAAATATGCCCCGTAGAACAGCAGCAGGAACCGATTATAATCGTGTGAATTTATTGATGGCGGTTATTGAAAAACGATTAGGGATACAGTTATCTTTTTGTGATGCTTATGTAAATGTTGCAGGTGGAATGAAAATAAATGAGCCTGCCCTAGATTTAGCTATCGTGATGGCGCTAATATCCAGCTACAAGAATAGAGCACTAAGTAGTAAAACACTTGTGTTTGGAGAAGTAGGTCTTACGGGAGAAGTACGTGCTGTAAGTATGGCGGAACAGCGTGTTAACGATGCAAAGAAGATGGGCTATGAAATTTGTATTTTACCACAGGTGAATCAGCAGCATTTAAAGATACAGGGAATCCGTCTTATTGGTGTTAATAACGTCAGAGAATTATTTAAATTATTACAGGATTAA
- a CDS encoding MATE family efflux transporter produces the protein MENTDCLKNFVKYSSLNVLGMLGLSCYILADTFFVSKGLGANGLAALNLAIPIYSFIHGSGLMLGMGGATGYSIKSSQNETDSANHIFTNTVFLALGFAVIFFILGLFYSERIVMLLGGEGEVLHMSKTYLQVILLFAPMFLLNNVLLCFVRNDGSPQLSMIAMLGGSFSNIVLDYVFMFPLEMGIFGAVLATGLAPVISILILSPFFFRKKNCFHLTKCNLSMTLISGIVSSGIPSLITEVSSGIVMIVFNIIILRLQGNVGIAAYGIIANLSLVVVSIYTGIAQGIQPLISSNYGSGKRENVQAILRYAMISMLVVSGIVYLTIALRAPQIASIFNSEKNEILQSIAVKGLKIYFTACVFAGFNIIISVYFTSTDYARPAHIISILRGFLIIIPLAFLLSALGGMLGVWLVFPAAELIVANIGIMLYLVSRKKAILKYENRLR, from the coding sequence ATGGAAAATACGGATTGTCTTAAGAACTTTGTAAAATACTCATCGTTAAACGTCCTAGGTATGCTAGGGCTGTCCTGTTATATTTTAGCGGACACTTTCTTTGTTTCCAAAGGGCTTGGGGCGAATGGACTGGCCGCACTCAATCTTGCAATTCCTATTTATAGTTTCATTCATGGAAGTGGTTTAATGCTTGGCATGGGAGGTGCTACGGGGTATTCTATCAAAAGTAGCCAAAATGAAACAGATAGCGCAAATCACATATTTACTAATACTGTTTTTCTTGCGCTGGGTTTTGCTGTTATTTTCTTTATACTTGGTCTTTTTTACTCCGAACGCATTGTAATGCTATTGGGTGGGGAGGGAGAAGTTTTACATATGAGTAAAACCTATTTACAAGTAATATTATTGTTCGCTCCGATGTTTCTATTGAATAATGTTCTTTTATGCTTTGTGCGAAATGATGGCTCTCCGCAACTCTCCATGATAGCAATGTTAGGCGGGAGCTTCTCAAATATTGTACTTGATTATGTCTTTATGTTTCCACTCGAGATGGGCATTTTTGGTGCTGTTCTTGCTACTGGCCTTGCACCGGTAATTAGTATACTAATTCTCTCTCCATTCTTTTTTCGAAAGAAGAATTGTTTTCACTTAACGAAGTGTAACCTCTCTATGACGCTTATTAGCGGCATTGTTTCAAGTGGAATTCCATCGCTTATTACAGAGGTATCTTCCGGTATTGTTATGATCGTTTTTAATATAATTATACTGAGATTGCAAGGAAATGTAGGAATTGCTGCCTATGGCATTATTGCTAATCTTTCACTGGTAGTAGTTTCGATATATACAGGAATCGCTCAAGGAATACAGCCGTTAATAAGTAGTAACTATGGCTCTGGCAAGCGTGAAAATGTACAGGCAATTTTACGATATGCTATGATTTCTATGTTAGTTGTTTCAGGAATTGTTTATCTAACTATAGCTCTAAGAGCACCGCAGATTGCAAGTATTTTTAATAGCGAGAAGAATGAGATTTTGCAAAGCATTGCTGTAAAAGGTTTGAAAATTTACTTCACAGCATGTGTTTTTGCTGGTTTTAATATCATTATTTCTGTTTATTTTACATCGACCGATTATGCACGCCCAGCACATATCATATCAATTTTGCGCGGATTTTTAATTATCATTCCACTTGCATTTTTGCTATCTGCACTTGGTGGAATGTTGGGTGTTTGGCTCGTGTTCCCAGCAGCTGAATTGATTGTAGCGAACATAGGAATTATGTTGTATCTCGTTTCCAGAAAGAAAGCAATCCTAAAATATGAAAACCGATTGAGATAA
- a CDS encoding tyrosine-type recombinase/integrase — protein MTVEPIRDKNKIKLMQQFLSGKDLRYATIFNFGLNTGLRISDILPLKVSDILTKNGEFRDYLVINEKKTKKEKKIKLNNALRKSLNKYIKEYELGHQDYLFPSKKGAYIGRIQAYRVLKEAAELFHIENFGTHSLRKTWGYWTYKMSKYNIGLIMDTFNHSSQSITLRYIGVNQDQKDELYSLVQF, from the coding sequence ATGACGGTTGAACCAATCAGAGATAAGAATAAAATTAAACTAATGCAGCAATTCTTATCTGGGAAAGATTTACGCTATGCCACAATATTTAATTTTGGATTAAATACAGGTTTAAGAATCAGTGATATCTTACCCCTTAAAGTTAGCGATATATTAACGAAAAATGGTGAATTTCGTGATTATCTTGTGATTAATGAGAAAAAAACAAAAAAAGAGAAGAAGATTAAGCTGAACAATGCACTACGAAAATCATTAAATAAATATATTAAAGAATATGAATTAGGACACCAAGATTACCTGTTTCCAAGCAAAAAAGGCGCCTATATTGGGAGAATTCAAGCATATCGAGTATTAAAGGAAGCTGCTGAATTATTTCATATAGAAAATTTCGGAACACACAGCCTACGAAAAACATGGGGCTATTGGACATACAAGATGTCAAAATATAATATTGGCTTAATAATGGATACCTTTAACCATAGTTCTCAAAGTATTACCTTGCGATACATTGGGGTAAACCAGGATCAAAAAGATGAGCTTTATTCGCTTGTCCAATTTTAA
- a CDS encoding transporter substrate-binding domain-containing protein: MMRTRSKWLTVAVLAIFCLICAGARLFHDEAKVTSENLEAVVELNGKTMGGVVSKMPDTSAKILFDSILGIKLKGYRSYSDVYETLSALKTNEIQVAWFADVTADYLARTEKGIRKLEIPKASEDRLEFGMALSAKNQVLKDNLNEALKALKENGTLESLVSTYIEAEEIKPMYAKNFEKIPGTNGTIYVGVTGALPPIDMVDFEQKPYGFSVALMHEIGKILGKDIRFVYLQNDTSFSVLMGGKVDVLFSYGTSKNTVDTKKLYCMTDGYYTMNQYAYLVLE; encoded by the coding sequence ATGATGAGAACGAGATCAAAATGGTTAACAGTTGCAGTTCTTGCAATCTTTTGTCTGATATGTGCTGGTGCAAGACTGTTTCATGATGAAGCTAAGGTTACCTCTGAGAATTTAGAAGCTGTTGTGGAACTTAACGGTAAGACAATGGGTGGTGTAGTTTCTAAAATGCCAGATACTAGTGCTAAGATATTGTTTGATAGCATACTTGGAATTAAATTAAAAGGGTATCGCTCTTATTCGGATGTTTATGAAACACTCTCAGCGCTTAAAACCAATGAGATACAGGTAGCTTGGTTTGCTGATGTGACAGCAGATTACTTAGCACGTACAGAAAAAGGAATCCGAAAGCTTGAGATTCCGAAAGCATCAGAGGATCGATTAGAGTTTGGTATGGCGCTTTCAGCCAAGAACCAAGTATTAAAAGATAATCTGAATGAAGCTTTGAAAGCGTTAAAGGAAAATGGTACCTTAGAATCCCTCGTATCTACCTATATTGAAGCAGAAGAAATCAAGCCTATGTATGCCAAGAATTTTGAAAAAATTCCAGGAACTAATGGTACGATATATGTAGGTGTTACGGGAGCACTACCTCCGATTGATATGGTAGATTTTGAGCAAAAACCATATGGATTTAGCGTAGCATTAATGCATGAAATAGGTAAAATCTTAGGAAAAGATATTCGATTTGTATACCTTCAAAATGACACGAGTTTTTCTGTGCTCATGGGAGGTAAAGTAGATGTGCTTTTTAGCTATGGAACTAGTAAGAATACAGTAGATACAAAAAAATTATATTGTATGACTGACGGTTACTATACGATGAATCAATACGCTTATCTAGTTTTAGAATAG
- a CDS encoding methyl-accepting chemotaxis protein, with protein MKVESLKEKEITKEIRKTVKTSMFRTMKVKVIGIVLLITAIGSVFNLWNAFPSFEKVIDEKTKDSMMDVTNAYGRLLENESNMKAQALTYEDFAILLRGISLEGNPSSYAYVVDRDGVMLYHPTESKVGMQVENSVVKGIVEQLNQGIIPENNTINYEFQGVKKYAGYYISGVDNSILVLTADESDIMLPREEFNRSMIYGNIFILAVATLIGAIIAYLLAKPTIIITNAVNRISNLDFSEDESQKKLNGHRDEFGEMSRSIGKMRDNIIGVIESLTNASDRIGNNAEVLSRFSNEVNENSSDNSATTEEIAAGIEETAATTESINTNIIHIEGNTKEINLLTEEGKSMAQDIMLRAKELHSNMEHASDLTKQMYEEVKVRTTIAIDKSKSVERIQALSKAIMDIASQTSLLSLNASIEAARAGESGRGFAVVASEIGNLANQSTRAVKDITDIVEEVQDSVNNMVDCLSKTLDFLEKTVLNDYTEFSNVSTQYSDDALKFNDSMSIINTSISGLQTTIKNIAEAINGINDTVSEAATGINDIAHKTSNTVELTGKTTEIVSESMQHAKDLQKIVEQFKI; from the coding sequence ATGAAAGTAGAAAGTCTAAAAGAAAAAGAAATTACAAAAGAGATTAGAAAAACAGTGAAAACAAGTATGTTTCGCACCATGAAGGTAAAAGTGATAGGTATTGTGCTATTAATTACAGCGATCGGGTCTGTATTTAACCTATGGAATGCCTTTCCAAGTTTTGAAAAAGTAATTGATGAGAAGACCAAGGATAGCATGATGGATGTAACCAATGCTTATGGACGTTTATTGGAAAATGAGTCGAATATGAAAGCTCAAGCTCTTACATACGAAGATTTTGCTATACTTCTTCGTGGAATTTCATTAGAAGGTAATCCGTCAAGTTATGCATATGTGGTAGACCGTGATGGAGTTATGCTATATCATCCTACGGAAAGTAAAGTTGGAATGCAGGTTGAAAATTCTGTTGTCAAGGGAATCGTAGAGCAGTTGAACCAAGGGATAATACCTGAGAATAATACGATAAACTATGAGTTCCAAGGAGTTAAAAAGTATGCGGGATATTATATTTCCGGAGTGGATAATTCTATCCTTGTTTTAACAGCTGACGAATCTGATATTATGTTACCTAGAGAAGAGTTTAATAGAAGTATGATATACGGTAATATTTTTATACTGGCGGTAGCAACTCTTATAGGAGCCATCATTGCTTATTTACTAGCAAAACCTACTATTATTATAACAAATGCAGTGAATCGTATCTCAAATCTCGATTTTTCAGAGGATGAGAGTCAGAAAAAACTTAATGGCCATCGAGATGAATTTGGTGAAATGAGCCGTTCTATTGGTAAAATGCGTGATAATATTATTGGTGTCATTGAAAGTTTGACGAATGCTTCCGATAGAATTGGAAATAATGCAGAAGTATTGAGTCGCTTCTCCAATGAGGTGAATGAAAATTCAAGTGATAACTCAGCGACAACAGAGGAAATTGCTGCTGGTATAGAAGAAACAGCGGCAACAACAGAATCTATTAATACAAATATTATTCATATAGAAGGTAATACAAAAGAAATTAATCTGCTTACGGAAGAAGGAAAGTCAATGGCTCAGGATATCATGCTAAGAGCGAAAGAACTTCATTCCAACATGGAACATGCTAGTGACCTTACAAAGCAGATGTATGAAGAAGTAAAAGTAAGGACTACAATAGCAATTGATAAATCAAAATCAGTGGAACGAATACAGGCCCTCTCGAAAGCGATTATGGACATTGCTTCTCAGACCAGTTTATTATCCTTAAATGCATCGATTGAAGCTGCAAGAGCTGGAGAGTCAGGAAGGGGATTTGCAGTAGTAGCTTCGGAGATTGGTAACTTGGCAAATCAATCTACAAGAGCAGTAAAAGATATTACAGATATTGTAGAAGAGGTACAGGATTCTGTTAACAATATGGTAGATTGTTTATCAAAGACACTGGATTTCTTAGAAAAAACAGTATTGAATGATTATACGGAATTTAGTAATGTCAGTACACAGTATTCCGATGATGCTCTCAAATTTAATGATAGTATGTCGATTATCAATACATCGATAAGTGGTCTACAGACAACAATTAAAAACATAGCAGAAGCAATCAATGGAATTAATGACACAGTTTCGGAGGCTGCAACAGGAATCAATGATATTGCTCACAAGACTTCGAATACAGTTGAGCTTACTGGAAAAACTACTGAGATCGTATCTGAATCGATGCAGCATGCAAAGGACTTACAAAAAATAGTAGAACAATTTAAGATCTAG